The genomic region GGGGCCCACGATGCCGTTCCACCATCCCGAGGTCGGATGCCCCGGCCCGGCCTCGCCCACCACATGGCTGTCGCCGGTGAGCGCATGCAGCACGAGCACGGCGTTGTCGCGCTGTGACGAGAGCGTGCCCCACGTCTCGTACGCCACGACCATGTTCGACAGCGTGCGACCGCACTCGAACGCCAGCGAGCCGATCTTCGCGAACTGCCGGTCGCCGACCGGGTCGCCCTCGCGCCACGCGCCGGTCGCGCGCGGCTTGCCGAGCAGCGAGCGAGCCTGCGCGTCGGTGATGAAGCTCGACGGCACGGTGTCTTCGGAGGTCTGCCAGTCCATGGTGATGTCAATTCTGCCGGGTGCCGGGCGGCGCACCGTGCTCTGTTACGACTGGCGCGCTCCGTGGCGCGTGCCGAAAATCGGACTTCTGCGGCGCCACGCCGTGTGCAGGGGTCGACACGCCGCCCGCGGCCGCAGAAGTCCGATTTTCGGCACGGCCGGCTGGTGGGAGGCGCGGTGGTGGGGAGCTCGGCACGGTGGTGGGGGCTCGGCCCGGTGGTGGAGGCACAGAGCGGATGGGCGCAGACAGCAGGGGCCCGGTGGTGGCCGAGCCCCTGCTGTGGTTGGTCGAAAGCGACGTCAGGCGGAGACGCTGTCGTTCTCGGCGACCGCGCGGGCGGCCGCGAGGCCGGCCTCGAGGTCGGCCTTCAGGTCGTCGATGTTCTCGATGCCGACCGACAGGCGCACCAGGCCCGGCGTGACGCCGGCCGTGAGCTGCTCCTCGGGGGAGAGCTGCGAGTGCGTGGTCGATGCCGGGTGGATGACGAGCGAGCGCACGTCGCCGATGTTGGCGAGGTGGCTGAACAGCGTGAGGTTGTCGACCAGCGCGCGGCCGGCATCCACACCGCCCTTGAGCTCGAACGAGAGCACGGCGCCGACGCCCTTGGGCGCGTACTTGTTGGCGGCCGCGTACCACGGACTCGTGGGCAGTCCCGCGTAGTTGACCGAGGCGACGTCGGGATGGTTCTCGAGGAACTCCGCGATCTCCTGGGCGTTCTGCACGTGGCGCTCGATGCGCAGCGACAGCGTCTCGATGCCCTGGATGAGCAGCCACGCGCTGTTCGGCGCGATGGCTGAGCCGAGGTCGCGCAGCAGCTGCACGCGCGCCTTGATGATGTAAGCGAGTCCGTCGCCGACGGCCTGGGTGTAGCTCACGCCGTGGTATGACTCGTCGGGCTCCGTGAGGCCCGGGAACTTCTCGACGTTCTTCGACCATTCGAAGTGTCCGCCATCGACGATGACGCCGCCGATGGTCGTTCCGTGGCCGCCGAGGAACTTGGTGGCCGAGTGGATGATGATGTCGGCGCCGTGCTCGAACGGACGGATCAGGTACGGCGTGGCGATCGTGTTGTCGACGATGAGCGGAACGCCGGCGCCGTGCGCGATGTCGGCGATGGTCTCGATGTCGAGGATGTTGACCTTGGGGTTGCCGACGGTCTCCGCGAAGAACAGCTTGGTGTTCGGGCGGATGGCGCGACGCCATTCTTCGGGGTCGTCCTGGTTCTCGACGAACGTGGTCTCGATGCCGAGCTTGCCGAGCGTGTACTTGAAGAGGTTGTAGGTGCCGCCGTAGATCGAGCTCGACGAGACGATGTGATCGCCGGCCTGGGCGATGTTGAGCACCGCGAACGTGGACGCGGACTGGCCGCTGGCCAGCAGCAGCGCGCCGGTGCCGCCCTCGAGGGCGGCGACCCGCTCCTCGACGACCGCCTGCGTCGGGTTCTGGATGCGCGTGTAGATGTTGCCGAACTCGGCGAGCGCGAAGAGGTTCTTCGCGTGGTCGGAGTTGTTGAACACGTACGACGTGGTCTGGTAGATCGGCGTGGCCCTCGCGTTGGTCACGGGATCGGGCGCGGCGCCGGAATGCACCTGCTTGGTTTCGAATTGCCACTGCGCGGCGTCGGTCATGATGATCTCCCGGTGGATAGTGCTCGTGGGTCCGGTGCATGCGAGCGCCGGTGCTGCAAGACAGCGTAGGCGCCGGGCATCCGGGCCTCAAAACAGTCGAAATGCGGCGTAACTCAGCGTTTCGCGGTCACGAGTACGGTGCCGGGCGGAACCGGCACGTCGGGCGCTGCCGGCGGCGGCAGCTGGGCCAGCGCCTGCCGACGGAACAGCCATGGATAGTCCGGTTCGATCACCCAGTGGAACGCTCGCCTGATGAAGGGTTGCGACAGCAGAACGGAGATGCCGACCGACAGCACGATCACGCCTGCCAACACCCAGCTCGGCTTGTGACCGTCGAGCAGCCCGAACTGCCGCAACGGGTAGAGGAAGAAGCTGTGCAGCAGATAGATGTACATGGTCGCGGCGCCCCAGGCGGTGAACATCGTGCGGCGACGTGGCACCAGCGCGAGAAAGGCCAGCGTCAGCAGTGCTCCGACGCCGATCATCAGCAGCCGAACCGCGCCCGCCCACCATTGGTCGTAGCCGAACGAGTCGTACTGCTCGTCGTAGAGCAGGAACCGGCGGATGAGCAGGTCGCGCCAGAGACCGATGTGGGCGCCCAGGAAGAGCAACACGAGACCGAACAGCACGATGGAGCCCGCGCGCCAGCGCCACGCCACCGCCGTCCGCAGCTGCAGCCACCGCTTCGTGATGCTCCAGTGCCGCAGCTTCCAGCCGAACACGAAGAACGGCAGCAGGCCTGCCGTTCTCGACAGCGCGAGCGTGCTGTCGACGTTGTCGAGGTATCCGGCCGCGACGGAGATGAGGATTGCGAACACCAGCGGGTAGCGCAGCATCACCAGGTAGGGCAGCGCCACCCGCCACACGCCGAGGGCGATCAGGAACCAGAGTGTCCAACTCGCGGTCGTGTAGTCGAGGCTGAGCTTTCCGGTGGCGGCCCAGTCGATCAGGCTCCACACCGTCTCGAAGATGACGTAGGGAAAGACGATGTCGGTGAGCAGGCGCTTGAGGCCGCGGTAACCGGGCGGCTGCGCCTTCGCGAAGTAGCCGGACACGGTGACGAAGACCGGCACGTGAAAGAGGTAGATGAAGAGGTACAGCGTGTAGGCGGCATCCGAGTGGGCGATCAGCTTGAGGATGGCATGGCCGATCACGACCAGCGTGATGGCCAGCCAGCGTGCGTTGTCCCAGTAGGCGACACGAGCCTTACGTGGCGTCGTCGTCGCGATTCGTTCGGCGATCGTCATCGCCCTCCACGCTAGAGCACCCCCGAATGGGGGATGCTCAGGTACGGCCGGGCTCGGGATGCCGCACCTGGGACGAGCGCGCAGGTCGCGGATGCCCACGCCGCGGTTTCCGTGCACCACGGGCCGCCTGCACAATGGAGGAATGGCATCCAGGCGTGTGGTCGTGACCGGAGCGAGTTCGGGCATCGGCGCGGCGACCGTGCGAGAGTTCCGCAACAGAGGCTGGAACGTGGTCGCGGTGGCGCGTCGGGAAGACAGATTGCGCGCGCTCGCCGAAGAGACGGGAACGGGGTTCTTCGCCGCCGACGTCACCTCGCCGGCCGAGGTCGAGGCGTTGCGGGATCACCTCGCGACGACCGGTGGCGTGCACGCGGTGGTCAACAACGCGGGCGGCGCCCGGGGGCTCGACACGATCGAGGCCGGCTCGGACGACGACTGGCGCTGGATGTTCGAGGTGAACGTTCTCGGCACCAAGCACGTCATCTCCGCGCTGCTGCCCTTGCTGCGTGACGCCGCGGAGGCCACAGGGCACGCCGACATCCTCAACGTCACGTCTACGGCCGGACACATGGCCTATGCGGGAGGCGCCGGTTACAACGCCGCGAAGTTCGCGCAGCACGCGCTCACCGAGGCGCTGCGGCTGGAACTGAACGGCGAGCCGCTACGCGTGATCGAGGTGGCGCCGGGCCTCGTGCACACCGAGGAGTTCTCGCTCACCCGGTTCCAAGGCGACAAGGATCGCGCCGATGCGGTCTACGCCGACGTGCCCGAGCCGCTGAGCGCCCACGACGTCGCGGTCACGATCGTCGACGCGCTGGAGAGACCGCCGCATGTCGACCTCGACCTGATCGTGGTGAAGCCGGTGGCGCAGGCAGCGGCGTATCGCCTGCACCGTGGACCGCTGCGCGTGGCCGGCAGAGACTGACCATGACGGGGGCCGCGCAGCGCCGCGCGAAGGGAGAGCGGGCCGAACAGCGCTGGGAGCGGTTGAGCGCCTGGCCATTCCTGGTGCTGTCTGCGGTGTTCATCGTGGCCTACAGCATCCACTGCCTCGACTCGAGCCTTACTCCGTCGCAGCACGGCACCATCTGGATCATCCTCGCGGTGATCTGGGCGATCTTCGTGGTCGACTATGTGGGGCGTCTGGTGCTGGCGCCCGACCGCAGCTCGTTCGTGCGGCACAACATCCCCGATCTGCTCGCCGCGCTCGTGCCCATGTTCCGGCCGTTCCGCGCGCTGCGCGAGCTGCGACGTATCGAGTACTTCCAGGGCAAGACCGGCGCCGCTGTGCGTGCGAGGGTCATCGCCTACTCGGTGTCGTTCGTGGCGCTGTGGGTCTACACCATCTCGATCACCGTGGTGTTCGTCGAGCGCGGAGCCCCAGGAGCGACGATCGTGAGCCTCGGCGACGCACTGTACTGGTCGGCCGTGACCATGGCGACCGTGGGGTACGGCGACATGGTGCCGGTGACCACGGCGGGCCGAGTGCTGGCCGTCATGCTGATGATCAGCGGCGTGGGCATCGTGGGCGTCACGACCGCGACGATCGTGTCGTATCTCAACGACACGGTGCGCAGGCACGTGACGAGCAGAGACGCCGACGGCACCGCGGGCGATGACCGGGGTGGGGCCGTGCAGGTCGCCGAGGCGATCGACGAGATCGGACTGGATGGACCGTCGGATCGGAAGCCGTCGCGAGCCGAGATGAACGAGACGAACCACGACGACGAGACGAATGAAGAGGGAGTCGATCGATGAGCGTGTTCCTGGTGGGCGGCGGACACCGTGACGACGTGGAGGACGCGCTCTACGGCGGCTTCATCGCAGAGGCCGTGGCGCGTGCGGGCGATGAGCGCCCCGCCCGCATCGCGGTGCTCACCGTGACCGAGCGCGCCACGGCCGACGCAGGCGACGCCTTCGCCGCGATCGTGCGCAGGGTGGCGAACGACTCTCCCGTCGACGTGGCGCAGATTGTGGTGGCCGAGGGGGAGAGGATGCCCGCCGCCGCGCTCGACGACGCCGACGGCATCCTCGTGGGCGGGGGCCTCACGCCCGCCTACCTCACCGCGCTGAAGCCGCTGGCGGCTCGTCTCCGTCTGGCCGTCGAGTCGGGGGTGCCGTATCTCGGCTTCTCCGCCGGTGCAGCGATTGCGCCCGATCGCGCGCTGATCGGCGGCTGGCGCATCGGCGACGTCGAGGTCGCGCAGGAGGACGCTGCCGAAGACCTCGACGAGGTCACCGTCGAAGACGGCCTCGGGCTCATCGACGTCACCGTCGACGCGCACGCCGTGCAGTGGGGCAATCTCACCAGGGCGATCGCCGCCGTCGACTCCGGCGCCGTGGGCGAGGTGATCGCGCTCGACGAATCCACGGTGCTGGCGGTGGGATCAGGTCCGCTGCGCGCGGGCGGCGCAGGCACGGTGTGGGTGGTCACGAGAGACGAGCGCGGAGTGCTTGTTCGGGGCATGCGGTGACGGCGCCGAAGACGCTGGCCGAGCTCGCCGCCGACGGCCAAATGGATCCTGGGTGGGCCGCGGTCCTGCAGCCGGTCGCGGGCGACATCGCGGCGATGGGGGACTGGCTGCGCGCCGAAGTGGCGTCGGGAAGGCACTATCTGCCTGCCGGCGCGAACGTGTTGCGGGCCTTCAGGTATCCGCTCGCCGACGTGCGCGTGCTCATCGTGGGGCAGGATCCGTACCCCACGCCGGGGCATCCGATCGGGCTCTCGTTCGCCGTCGAGCGCGATGTGCGCCCCATTCCGCGCAGCCTCCAGAACATCTATCGCGAGCTGCGTGAGGACCTCGGCGTGCAGCCGCCGGTGCACGGCGACCTCACGGCGTGGAGCGAACACGGCATCATGCTGCTCAACAGGGTGCTCACTGTGCGTCCCGGCGCGGCGGGGTCGCACCGCGGCGTCGGCTGGGAGCGAGTGACCGAGCACGTCATCCGGGCACTGGTGGAGCGGGGAACGCCGCTCGTGGCGATCCTCTGGGGAAGGGATGCCGCGAATCTGCGCCCCCTGCTCGGCCAGACCCCTGTCATCACCTCACCGCACCCCAGCCCGCTCTCCGCGAACGGCGGCTTCTTCGGCTCGAAGCCGTTCAGCCGCGCGAACGAGTTGCTCGTTCGTCAGGGCGCGCAGCCCGTCGACTGGTCGCTGAGCTGACACCCGCTCGCATGCTCCCTGAGCGAGCGAAGCGAGCTGAGTAGGACAACGCCCTTCGGTCAGTTCAAGGCAGAGGTCAGCCTCGCCAGGCCGTCGAGGAACGTCGAGTGCGCGGGTTCGCGTTCCCACTCCTCGAGCGTGAGCTCGCGGCCGGCATCCCGGTATTTCTGTTCGACCCGGCGCATGGCCTGCACGAACGACGCACCGCGCACGAGCATCGACATCTCGGCGTTCAGGCTGAACGACCGGATGTCCATGTTGCTCGACCCGATGACGGCGACGTCGTCGTCGATCGAGAAGTGCTTGGCGTGCAGGATGAACGGCGCGGGATAGAGGAAGATGCGCACGCCCGCCGCCAGCAGCGTTCGATAGTACGAGCGCTGCGCGTGGTACACGAGCCCCTGGTCGCCGATCTCGGAGACGAACAGCTGCACGTCGAGCCCGCGCTGGCACGCGGTCGTGATGGCGTACACCATCGCCTCGTCCGGCACGAAGTACGGGCTGGTGAGGATGACCCGCTCCGTGGCGGCGTGGATGAGCGAGAGGAACAGCCGCAGGTTGTTCTCCGTCTCGTATGCCGGCCCCGACGGCACGAGCTGGCAGGTGAGGTTCTCGGCGGCCGGCGCGATGTCGGAGGCCGCCAGGTGTTCGCTCGCCGAGACATCCTCGCCGGTCTCGATCACCCAGTCGGAGAGGAACACGGTGTTCACCTGGGCGACCACCGGGCCGTCGAGCCGGGTCATGAGCTCCTGCCACTTGAGGCCGCGTTTGATGTTCTTCGGCGAGTTGTAGTCGCGGGAGATGAGGTTCTGCGACCCC from Humibacter ginsenosidimutans harbors:
- a CDS encoding bifunctional o-acetylhomoserine/o-acetylserine sulfhydrylase; the protein is MTDAAQWQFETKQVHSGAAPDPVTNARATPIYQTTSYVFNNSDHAKNLFALAEFGNIYTRIQNPTQAVVEERVAALEGGTGALLLASGQSASTFAVLNIAQAGDHIVSSSSIYGGTYNLFKYTLGKLGIETTFVENQDDPEEWRRAIRPNTKLFFAETVGNPKVNILDIETIADIAHGAGVPLIVDNTIATPYLIRPFEHGADIIIHSATKFLGGHGTTIGGVIVDGGHFEWSKNVEKFPGLTEPDESYHGVSYTQAVGDGLAYIIKARVQLLRDLGSAIAPNSAWLLIQGIETLSLRIERHVQNAQEIAEFLENHPDVASVNYAGLPTSPWYAAANKYAPKGVGAVLSFELKGGVDAGRALVDNLTLFSHLANIGDVRSLVIHPASTTHSQLSPEEQLTAGVTPGLVRLSVGIENIDDLKADLEAGLAAARAVAENDSVSA
- a CDS encoding acyltransferase family protein; translated protein: MTIAERIATTTPRKARVAYWDNARWLAITLVVIGHAILKLIAHSDAAYTLYLFIYLFHVPVFVTVSGYFAKAQPPGYRGLKRLLTDIVFPYVIFETVWSLIDWAATGKLSLDYTTASWTLWFLIALGVWRVALPYLVMLRYPLVFAILISVAAGYLDNVDSTLALSRTAGLLPFFVFGWKLRHWSITKRWLQLRTAVAWRWRAGSIVLFGLVLLFLGAHIGLWRDLLIRRFLLYDEQYDSFGYDQWWAGAVRLLMIGVGALLTLAFLALVPRRRTMFTAWGAATMYIYLLHSFFLYPLRQFGLLDGHKPSWVLAGVIVLSVGISVLLSQPFIRRAFHWVIEPDYPWLFRRQALAQLPPPAAPDVPVPPGTVLVTAKR
- a CDS encoding SDR family oxidoreductase, coding for MASRRVVVTGASSGIGAATVREFRNRGWNVVAVARREDRLRALAEETGTGFFAADVTSPAEVEALRDHLATTGGVHAVVNNAGGARGLDTIEAGSDDDWRWMFEVNVLGTKHVISALLPLLRDAAEATGHADILNVTSTAGHMAYAGGAGYNAAKFAQHALTEALRLELNGEPLRVIEVAPGLVHTEEFSLTRFQGDKDRADAVYADVPEPLSAHDVAVTIVDALERPPHVDLDLIVVKPVAQAAAYRLHRGPLRVAGRD
- a CDS encoding potassium channel family protein codes for the protein MTGAAQRRAKGERAEQRWERLSAWPFLVLSAVFIVAYSIHCLDSSLTPSQHGTIWIILAVIWAIFVVDYVGRLVLAPDRSSFVRHNIPDLLAALVPMFRPFRALRELRRIEYFQGKTGAAVRARVIAYSVSFVALWVYTISITVVFVERGAPGATIVSLGDALYWSAVTMATVGYGDMVPVTTAGRVLAVMLMISGVGIVGVTTATIVSYLNDTVRRHVTSRDADGTAGDDRGGAVQVAEAIDEIGLDGPSDRKPSRAEMNETNHDDETNEEGVDR
- a CDS encoding Type 1 glutamine amidotransferase-like domain-containing protein; the protein is MSVFLVGGGHRDDVEDALYGGFIAEAVARAGDERPARIAVLTVTERATADAGDAFAAIVRRVANDSPVDVAQIVVAEGERMPAAALDDADGILVGGGLTPAYLTALKPLAARLRLAVESGVPYLGFSAGAAIAPDRALIGGWRIGDVEVAQEDAAEDLDEVTVEDGLGLIDVTVDAHAVQWGNLTRAIAAVDSGAVGEVIALDESTVLAVGSGPLRAGGAGTVWVVTRDERGVLVRGMR
- a CDS encoding uracil-DNA glycosylase, whose protein sequence is MDPGWAAVLQPVAGDIAAMGDWLRAEVASGRHYLPAGANVLRAFRYPLADVRVLIVGQDPYPTPGHPIGLSFAVERDVRPIPRSLQNIYRELREDLGVQPPVHGDLTAWSEHGIMLLNRVLTVRPGAAGSHRGVGWERVTEHVIRALVERGTPLVAILWGRDAANLRPLLGQTPVITSPHPSPLSANGGFFGSKPFSRANELLVRQGAQPVDWSLS
- the cls gene encoding cardiolipin synthase, producing the protein MHSLLLSNLFWGFGWVVVLIIDVLALIYIPRDRKPTAAMAWLLLILIVPLVGLVIYLLIGNFRLPAKRRNEQARIDEIIRSRVQRGGDDPGWPRWFQRVAEQNETLTSLPAVAGNGASLIDDYQASMDAMAAAIDTANDWVHVEFYIVAWDDTTRGFFSAMERAVQRGVTVRLLADFIATRKIPNSDKTFAELDRIGVKWSFMLPVQPFKGKFQRPDLRNHRKLLVVDGRVGFMGSQNLISRDYNSPKNIKRGLKWQELMTRLDGPVVAQVNTVFLSDWVIETGEDVSASEHLAASDIAPAAENLTCQLVPSGPAYETENNLRLFLSLIHAATERVILTSPYFVPDEAMVYAITTACQRGLDVQLFVSEIGDQGLVYHAQRSYYRTLLAAGVRIFLYPAPFILHAKHFSIDDDVAVIGSSNMDIRSFSLNAEMSMLVRGASFVQAMRRVEQKYRDAGRELTLEEWEREPAHSTFLDGLARLTSALN